The following coding sequences are from one Mastomys coucha isolate ucsf_1 unplaced genomic scaffold, UCSF_Mcou_1 pScaffold9, whole genome shotgun sequence window:
- the LOC116085206 gene encoding LOW QUALITY PROTEIN: armadillo-like helical domain-containing protein 4 (The sequence of the model RefSeq protein was modified relative to this genomic sequence to represent the inferred CDS: deleted 2 bases in 1 codon), whose amino-acid sequence FATKSQEAVSLGSSPSSSINTKEPEKIKADAAMGTTAFPAVDSTRDTESDKERPSEMAGDDAQSTAIKYLVTVPKNVIDPTAGSVLGNLKVTVSVSTPGPVSSVFSEEWDDTRLESISRGRPPEPGDNAETQVRTEPPHRIYESFEATEESPTSTEVTKVAPGFPGGGTALVTTLGVERSPVLTHQISFTHTRLAEDPEVSTMKLFSSAGGFRASTQGDRTQLSSETAVSASQYEPLPQQAAGDVLKEGSQEMTVVIQEIDTTLPVVTQEHMATIEVPRGSGEPEESLPSTSPVSAEVGDAELSRRWESPATPASTTVGPLSLQLTSSMEGCVKVSGKSKELIDGLSLVILSCNSSSEAGGLP is encoded by the exons TTTGCAACTAAAAGTCAGGAAGCAGTTAGCTTAGGGAGTTCACCTTCTTCCTCTATAAATACCAAGGAACCTGAGAAAATCAAAGCAGATGCAGCCATGGGAACTACTGCCTTTCCTGCTGTTGACTCCACAAGAGACACAGAGTCTGATAAGGAGAGGCCCTCAGAGATGGCAGGTGACGATGCCCAGAGCACTGCCATCAAGTATTTAGTGACAGTCCCCAAGAATGTC ATTGATCCAACAGCTGGCAGTGTTCTGGGGAACCTTAAGGTCACAGTGAGTGTCAGCACACCTGGCCCAGTCTCTTCTGTTTTCAGTGAGGAGTGGGATGACACCAGACTTGAGAGTATAAGTCGGGGGAGGCCCCCAGAACCAGGAGACAATGCAGAGACTCAAGTGAGAACAGAGCCACCACACAGAATCTATGAGAGCTTTGAGGCAACTGAGGAGAGCCCCACTTCCACAGAGGTTACAAAGGTGGCTCCAGGGTTTCCGGGAGGAGGAACAGCCTTGGTGACTACACTGGGGGTTGAGAGGTCACCAGTCTTGACCCATCAAATTTCTTTCACTCACACGCGTCTGGCAGAAGATCCTGAAGTTTCCACTATGAAGTTGTTCTCTAGTGCAGGAGGTTTCAGAGCGTCCACCCAGGGGGACAGGACCCAGCTCTCCTCAGAGACTGCAGTGTCTGCCTCTCAGTATGAGCCTCTGccacagcaggcagcaggagatgTGTTAAAAG AGGGGTCACAAGAGATGACAGTGGTCATTCAAGAAATAGACACCACATTACCTGTGGTGACACAAGAGCATATGGCTACCATCGAGGTTCCCAGAGGCAGTGGGGAGCCTGAAGAGAGCCTGCCATCCACCTCCCCTGTGTCTGCTGAAGTGGGTGATGCTGAACTGTCCAGAAGATGGGAGTCTCCGGCCACTCCAGCCTCCACCACTGTTGGCCCTTTGTCTCTCCAACTTACCTCTTCCATGGAAG GGTGTGTGAAGGTGTCTGGAAAGTCAAAAGAATTGATAGATGGGCTCAGCTTGGTGATTCTCAGTTGTAACTCCAGcagtgaagcaggaggattgccataa